The following proteins come from a genomic window of Frondihabitans peucedani:
- a CDS encoding SDR family NAD(P)-dependent oxidoreductase, with the protein MTELAGAVVLVVGASGGLGGRIATQLEGAGATVVRAGRSAERLIGPGAYLADLREPQGAASLVAAALQAHGRLDGVIVAAGVVAFGPAVEVDDETVSELFETNAFAPIRILRAAAPALLESAAGGGKPFVVTLSGVVSEAPTAGMAAYSASKAALAAFMQAAGRELRRGGVRVVDARPGHTSTELSQHPVAGVAPAFGAGLDPDAVAARIVSAVASDEKDLPSAAFS; encoded by the coding sequence ATGACAGAACTCGCGGGTGCGGTGGTGCTGGTGGTCGGGGCGTCGGGCGGGCTGGGCGGCAGGATCGCGACGCAGCTCGAAGGGGCGGGAGCGACGGTGGTCCGCGCGGGCCGCAGCGCCGAGCGCCTCATCGGGCCAGGCGCGTACCTCGCCGACCTGCGTGAGCCGCAGGGAGCCGCCTCGCTCGTGGCCGCTGCGCTCCAGGCCCACGGCAGGCTCGACGGCGTGATCGTGGCCGCCGGTGTCGTCGCGTTCGGTCCGGCCGTCGAGGTCGACGACGAGACGGTCTCGGAGCTGTTCGAGACGAACGCGTTCGCGCCCATCCGCATCCTGCGGGCCGCGGCCCCTGCCCTGCTCGAGTCGGCCGCGGGCGGCGGCAAGCCGTTCGTCGTGACCCTGTCGGGCGTGGTGTCCGAGGCGCCGACAGCCGGGATGGCCGCCTACTCGGCGTCGAAGGCCGCGCTCGCCGCGTTCATGCAGGCCGCGGGTCGCGAGCTGCGGCGCGGCGGCGTGCGCGTCGTCGACGCCCGCCCCGGGCACACCTCCACCGAGCTTTCGCAGCACCCGGTCGCCGGGGTCGCGCCCGCCTTCGGTGCCGGGCTCGATCCGGACGCCGTCGCCGCCAGGATCGTGAGTGCTGTCGCCTCCGACGAGAAGGACCTCCCGTCGGCCGCGTTCTCCTGA
- a CDS encoding LolA family protein encodes MKKSSLRWVPAIAIPAVVIAGAVAIPQMASADVKLPSKSAAGIVAFAEKSVGTSFTGSVTETADLGLPDLSSFSTGAGSSSGSDVQDALSQLTGTHKAKVYVDGTTKQRVQTLDDLKETDVIRNGRTVWAYDSEKKTATRLTLRDASHDMDWQVGTGKTPLATDAPTTPTEAAQKALDAIGRYTAVKVSDNVRVAGQKAYQITLTPKDDTTLVGRVTLAVDGKTGVPLRVVVKAKGQSDPAFSVAFTSISYDKPSADTFTFTPPKGTKVEQVKAPQYQRDFNTGLTPKSLSKDSAIAKARAEAQPVVLGSGWSTIVGAKLPSGALSGDSTGMLDQVLTKVDGGRVLQTALVSVYLTDDGHVYVGAVKASALEAAAQK; translated from the coding sequence ATGAAAAAGTCATCTCTCCGCTGGGTCCCCGCAATCGCGATCCCAGCCGTCGTCATCGCCGGCGCAGTCGCCATCCCCCAGATGGCGTCCGCCGACGTCAAGCTGCCCTCCAAGTCGGCCGCGGGCATCGTCGCCTTCGCCGAGAAGAGCGTCGGCACCTCGTTCACGGGCAGCGTGACCGAGACCGCCGACCTCGGCCTCCCCGACCTGTCGTCGTTCAGCACGGGTGCCGGCTCGTCGTCCGGTTCCGACGTGCAAGACGCCCTGTCGCAGCTGACCGGCACACACAAGGCGAAGGTGTACGTCGACGGCACGACGAAGCAGCGCGTCCAGACGCTCGACGACCTCAAAGAGACCGACGTCATCCGCAACGGCCGGACGGTCTGGGCGTACGACTCCGAGAAGAAGACGGCTACCCGGCTGACCCTCCGAGACGCCAGCCACGACATGGACTGGCAGGTCGGCACGGGCAAGACGCCTCTGGCGACCGACGCGCCCACGACCCCCACCGAGGCCGCTCAGAAGGCTCTCGACGCGATCGGGAGGTACACGGCGGTCAAGGTCTCCGACAACGTCCGCGTCGCCGGCCAGAAGGCCTACCAGATCACCCTCACGCCGAAAGACGACACCACCCTCGTCGGCCGCGTCACCCTGGCCGTCGACGGCAAGACCGGCGTGCCGCTCCGGGTCGTCGTGAAGGCGAAGGGGCAGAGCGATCCTGCGTTCTCCGTCGCGTTCACCTCGATCTCGTACGACAAGCCGTCCGCCGACACGTTCACATTCACTCCGCCGAAGGGCACGAAGGTCGAGCAGGTCAAGGCGCCGCAGTACCAGCGCGACTTCAACACCGGCCTGACTCCCAAGTCTCTGAGCAAAGACAGCGCGATCGCCAAGGCCCGCGCCGAGGCGCAGCCCGTCGTCCTCGGCAGCGGATGGTCGACGATCGTCGGCGCGAAGCTCCCCTCCGGTGCTCTCTCGGGCGACTCGACCGGGATGCTCGACCAGGTCCTGACGAAGGTCGACGGCGGCCGTGTGCTGCAGACGGCGCTCGTCTCGGTCTACCTGACCGACGACGGCCACGTGTACGTCGGCGCCGTGAAGGCGTCGGCTCTCGAAGCCGCCGCCCAGAAGTGA
- a CDS encoding ABC transporter ATP-binding protein: MSQSLAIETTALSKSFGRQKAVADLDLAVPSGSVFGFLGPNGSGKTSTIRMLLGLTKASSGEIRMLGRAMPTGLAQVLPRVGALVEGPAFYPFLSGRANLMRLDTADRGAPGATRQARVDAALDRVGLTHAASKKAHAYSLGMKQRLGIAGALLMPRDLLILDEPSNGLDPQGTREVRSLIGSLAGEGTTIFVSSHLLSEIEQMCSHVAVMSAGRLVAQGTLDELRRQGVQRVTVSTVDVDEAARVLVGLGLDPAVSGTQVTAELSADSPPPERLNRLLVESGVGVRGFAVAGASLEDRFVDLTGEGFDVAG; the protein is encoded by the coding sequence GTGAGCCAGTCCCTCGCCATCGAGACGACCGCGCTGTCGAAGTCGTTCGGCCGCCAGAAGGCGGTCGCCGACCTCGACCTCGCGGTGCCGTCGGGCAGCGTCTTCGGGTTCCTCGGGCCGAACGGCTCGGGCAAGACCTCCACGATCCGGATGCTGCTGGGTCTGACGAAGGCCTCGAGCGGCGAGATCAGGATGCTCGGGCGGGCGATGCCGACCGGTCTCGCCCAGGTGCTCCCCCGCGTGGGAGCGCTCGTCGAGGGTCCGGCGTTCTACCCGTTCCTGTCAGGTCGCGCGAACCTCATGCGGCTCGACACCGCCGACCGCGGGGCGCCCGGCGCCACGCGCCAGGCCCGCGTCGACGCCGCGCTCGACCGGGTCGGCCTGACCCACGCCGCCTCCAAGAAGGCGCACGCCTACAGCCTCGGCATGAAGCAGCGGCTCGGCATCGCCGGCGCGCTCCTGATGCCGCGCGACCTCCTCATCCTCGACGAGCCCTCGAACGGCCTCGACCCCCAGGGCACCCGCGAGGTGCGGTCACTGATCGGCTCGCTGGCGGGCGAGGGCACCACCATCTTCGTCTCCAGCCACCTGCTGTCGGAGATCGAGCAGATGTGCTCGCACGTGGCCGTGATGAGCGCCGGGCGCCTGGTGGCGCAGGGCACCCTCGACGAGCTGCGACGCCAGGGCGTGCAGCGGGTCACCGTGTCGACGGTGGATGTCGACGAGGCGGCGCGCGTCCTCGTCGGTCTGGGCCTCGATCCTGCGGTCTCCGGCACCCAGGTCACCGCCGAGCTGTCGGCCGACTCGCCGCCGCCCGAGCGCCTCAACCGGCTGCTCGTCGAGAGCGGCGTCGGCGTGCGCGGATTCGCGGTCGCGGGCGCCAGCCTCGAAGACCGTTTCGTCGACCTGACCGGGGAGGGCTTCGATGTCGCAGGATGA
- a CDS encoding ABC transporter permease, with amino-acid sequence MSQDEAVIRSDARATDPTRVGGLGLAFLGSELRVLFRRTRTIAMLGALAAIPVLLAVAVRVATGGDSGRGPAFLGSITQNGLFVSLTALVVAIPLFLPLTVGVVAGDTIAGEAGLGTLRYLLVAPAGRVRLLVIKYIGAAAFCLAGTLVIVIFGAIIGALLFPVGPVTLLSGQTVGVLDYAGRMLLMAVYVTISLLGLSAIGLFISTLTSVPVGAMAATIVLSTVAQILGQLPQLAFLRPFLFTDYWLGFADFLRSPVSFDNFQANALLQLGYIVVFGFLAYGRFTTKDILS; translated from the coding sequence ATGTCGCAGGATGAAGCGGTGATCCGCTCGGACGCTCGGGCGACCGATCCCACCCGCGTCGGAGGGCTGGGGCTCGCGTTCCTCGGCTCGGAGCTGCGAGTCCTGTTCCGCCGCACCCGCACGATCGCCATGCTGGGCGCCCTCGCGGCGATCCCCGTGCTCCTCGCGGTCGCCGTGCGCGTCGCGACGGGCGGCGACTCCGGCCGAGGCCCGGCGTTCCTCGGAAGCATCACGCAGAACGGCCTCTTCGTCTCGCTGACGGCACTCGTGGTCGCTATCCCCCTGTTCCTGCCCCTGACCGTGGGCGTCGTCGCGGGCGACACCATCGCCGGCGAGGCAGGTCTCGGCACCCTCCGCTACCTCCTCGTGGCTCCGGCCGGGCGGGTGCGACTCCTGGTGATCAAGTACATCGGCGCCGCGGCCTTCTGTCTCGCCGGCACCCTCGTCATCGTGATCTTCGGCGCCATCATCGGCGCGCTGCTGTTCCCCGTCGGCCCGGTGACGCTGCTCTCCGGGCAGACGGTCGGCGTGCTCGACTACGCGGGCCGCATGCTGCTGATGGCCGTGTACGTGACCATCTCGCTCCTCGGGCTGAGCGCGATCGGCCTCTTCATCTCGACGCTGACATCCGTCCCCGTCGGGGCCATGGCCGCGACGATCGTGCTCTCGACGGTCGCCCAGATCCTCGGGCAGCTGCCGCAGCTGGCGTTCCTCCGGCCGTTCCTCTTCACCGACTACTGGCTCGGCTTCGCCGACTTCCTGAGGTCGCCGGTGTCGTTCGACAACTTCCAGGCGAACGCACTCCTGCAGCTCGGCTACATCGTCGTGTTCGGGTTCCTCGCCTACGGGCGGTTCACGACGA